In Oceaniferula marina, the following proteins share a genomic window:
- a CDS encoding arylsulfatase: MMNTQPFFSFLAVTSAVLSLSSMAADAEPSPMKGVKPNIILVITDDQGYADISAHGHPLLKTPHLDQLRAESMSFESFHASPTCAPTRSAIMSGRDPFYVGVTHTVLERERMALNVPTLAEMLKENGYHTGIFGKWHLGDEAAYRPDKRGFDEVYMHGAGGIGQSYGGTCGDAPGNQYFNPYILHNNTFVKTEGFCTDLFFNQAILWMKKMKDEKKPFFTYLSTNAPHGPFISPEHYKKPFAKAGYNAKQQGFYGMIANIDERMGTLMAQLEEWKIADDTILIFMSDNGPTGAGNTWNAGMKGKKGSVDEGGTRVPFFIRWPKKISADTRCQKLVRHYDILPTLAAITGATPKEKKQLAGRSFLPLLENPEADWADRITVFHKGRWGYKQQPTKNKSYALRSGQWRLVDGKHLYDIQKDPLQKKNVIKNHPEVVQKMTAYYDAWWEKAVPLMVNENAPLEGHNTFHLMFWKQFNLPVPPVNHKKPFSKKRN, encoded by the coding sequence ATGATGAACACCCAACCTTTTTTCTCATTTCTGGCTGTTACCTCGGCCGTCCTTAGCTTGAGCAGTATGGCTGCCGATGCGGAGCCATCCCCCATGAAGGGGGTAAAACCCAATATCATCCTGGTGATTACCGATGATCAGGGGTATGCAGATATAAGCGCTCACGGTCACCCACTTCTGAAGACCCCCCATCTGGATCAACTGCGCGCAGAAAGCATGAGCTTTGAGAGCTTTCATGCCAGCCCAACATGTGCACCTACTCGTTCAGCCATTATGTCGGGGCGCGATCCCTTTTACGTGGGGGTCACACACACAGTGCTAGAGCGCGAACGTATGGCATTGAATGTTCCCACACTTGCTGAAATGTTGAAGGAGAATGGTTACCATACCGGGATCTTCGGCAAATGGCACTTAGGTGATGAAGCGGCTTACCGCCCGGACAAACGTGGATTTGATGAGGTCTATATGCATGGTGCCGGCGGCATAGGACAGAGCTACGGCGGGACCTGTGGAGATGCTCCTGGAAATCAATATTTCAACCCTTACATCCTGCACAATAATACCTTCGTCAAAACAGAGGGCTTTTGCACAGACCTGTTTTTCAACCAGGCGATTCTCTGGATGAAGAAGATGAAAGATGAAAAAAAGCCGTTTTTCACCTACCTTTCGACGAACGCTCCCCACGGCCCGTTCATCAGCCCCGAGCATTATAAAAAGCCTTTTGCGAAAGCTGGATACAACGCAAAACAGCAAGGTTTCTATGGAATGATTGCTAACATTGACGAGCGTATGGGAACCTTGATGGCTCAACTCGAAGAATGGAAGATCGCCGATGATACCATTCTCATTTTTATGTCGGACAACGGTCCTACCGGTGCTGGCAATACTTGGAATGCGGGAATGAAGGGTAAAAAAGGAAGTGTGGATGAGGGTGGCACGAGGGTTCCCTTCTTTATTCGCTGGCCCAAAAAAATAAGTGCGGACACACGCTGTCAAAAACTAGTGAGGCACTATGACATTTTACCCACCTTGGCAGCCATCACAGGAGCCACCCCCAAGGAAAAAAAACAATTGGCCGGGCGCAGCTTTCTTCCCCTGCTGGAGAATCCCGAAGCTGACTGGGCAGATCGCATCACCGTCTTCCACAAAGGACGCTGGGGCTATAAGCAGCAACCCACCAAAAACAAAAGCTATGCACTGCGCTCTGGGCAATGGAGACTCGTAGACGGCAAGCACCTTTACGACATTCAGAAAGATCCGTTGCAGAAAAAGAATGTGATCAAAAATCACCCTGAAGTTGTGCAGAAAATGACAGCCTACTATGACGCGTGGTGGGAAAAGGCTGTTCCCCTGATGGTGAATGAAAATGCCCCGCTCGAAGGACACAATACGTTCCACCTGATGTTCTGGAAACAATTCAATTTACCCGTCCCGCCGGTGAATCATAAAAAACCGTTTTCCAAGAAAAGGAACTGA
- a CDS encoding HEAT repeat domain-containing protein: protein MIRVTYLIVLLAISILPSPADDDAASRLSRLAGGSADEVSSQDWQWAARNVANKQLRIDIRAAIIAREPYPRKELVALLGDEKLAVRLGALELLEEAAGDGFGFNAWASPAGDGADPRNEHAMTMWSRWAGSDGKIKASANLLSDEQMQSYIRDIISGDADRKQRAIRMLEPHGMKGVSGIQAFLVQTEGLPDTSRIPLKEAQYHLVLARTAGENASVLARDLTVGNRDQQLGAIAALKKSGMLAIPIVRDFLGSDDALVRETAVDTILILGEAQTVPLVIPYLKKEEDVNVIHAAMRRFREIGGTEVREMVASYLDREDEDLLVSAVESLTKLCGGSSDFGSDSGSAKATPEINAKIAGLLQDPRWRIRAAALEYVAKTRNKEAGEKVVGLLADEDEFVRSRAIEAAVALNLKSAKEKLSQMFLSDDDMIAPATKAMTGMGMVLPANLIAHLDTRPPDIVVQALRAMDRDKKPFLEIIARYATHDELDIACAALRILANDSDKVKQEFVANYLTSALQSGVDEKVEAVLGQLRLPSNSSRTYFSSSSSENMPSLPGTTLDPLYDAFIAPNKGKEVKREVVQLKPSKEAEATGGLSSLKDALAATIGNWEKPRQSYRAALVLAKVDDARGLVALTERLDKMPVSERAAVAEGLYYARSSEAIPLIRALMQDKVSDVRREAADQAFNSSSSVEMIRMAFAQLDVADTPLRASEMYDYNIESLARDRKKAAPIVAWARKTLTNENANDQSKVLALILMRQTMKSSDVSLLEPYTKASSQWLRRAAWYSLSRGNPHWMSDHVEDLVSDQSPRVREVLPMALNHESSIWNHYFTDNKKERQRSYYSSSSRRRKGVSEPQAEALQSLATKDPSPQVRFESWFALLAAGRPIDLAAFLQLIPEQEKESNVSSRLADHLEKNYRSMGQGMKPLLAYANMKEISKSKLPLVIRHFSTGQKGSSFTSFDSLAKATETTAGPQHVKPDVDPEKMAAMRQKLLVIVFDKPGCKECEKVGRYLEDMKRDFPLMEVEHRNITDQRDMLVNQALCDRLQVYGAGKAPAVFTQAGGLVAPETKPEAIAGLLQETMEMPDDPEWHVFGSEEIEQAQEHVDETFNEMTLGIVVLAGLLDGVNPCAFATIIFFLSYLQIARRTPREILMVGIAFISAVFLAYFSIGIVFHGLVEWLNSQEEFQWAKVAMKYIFGGFALLVAILSFRDGIRARRGKLDEMTLQLPSFLKDRIRGVIRKGAKSRSFVIAAFVSGIIISFLELACTGQVYAPIVFKIQQGSVDAMLFLLYYNLAFITPLVVIFILAYKGMTSDSLIQFQAKHTATVKFATAILFILLTLVILFGDQWIQAG from the coding sequence GTGATCCGTGTTACCTATCTGATCGTTCTGCTAGCAATCAGTATCTTGCCTTCTCCGGCTGATGATGATGCTGCCTCCCGCCTGAGTCGTCTTGCTGGCGGCTCTGCTGATGAAGTGAGCTCCCAGGATTGGCAGTGGGCCGCACGGAACGTGGCCAACAAGCAGCTCAGGATCGATATCCGTGCTGCTATCATTGCGAGAGAACCATACCCGCGTAAAGAATTGGTTGCGTTGTTGGGTGATGAAAAATTGGCGGTTCGGTTGGGGGCCTTGGAGTTGCTCGAGGAGGCCGCAGGCGACGGGTTTGGTTTTAACGCCTGGGCAAGCCCCGCCGGGGATGGTGCTGACCCTCGCAATGAGCACGCGATGACAATGTGGAGCCGCTGGGCAGGCTCGGATGGGAAGATCAAGGCTTCGGCGAATCTGCTGTCTGATGAGCAAATGCAGTCGTATATCCGCGATATTATATCGGGTGATGCGGACCGCAAACAACGTGCGATTCGGATGCTTGAGCCTCACGGGATGAAGGGGGTTTCCGGGATTCAAGCGTTTTTGGTTCAAACCGAAGGTCTGCCCGATACCTCACGTATTCCGCTGAAGGAGGCTCAGTATCACTTGGTGCTTGCGCGAACGGCGGGTGAAAACGCTTCGGTTCTCGCTCGTGATTTGACGGTGGGCAACCGCGACCAGCAGTTGGGTGCGATTGCTGCCTTGAAAAAAAGCGGGATGCTGGCCATCCCGATCGTGCGCGATTTTCTTGGATCGGATGATGCCCTGGTGCGTGAGACGGCGGTGGACACGATTCTTATTCTCGGGGAGGCGCAGACTGTGCCCTTGGTGATTCCCTATCTGAAAAAGGAAGAGGACGTGAATGTGATTCACGCGGCGATGAGGCGTTTCCGGGAGATTGGAGGCACCGAGGTGCGCGAGATGGTGGCATCTTATCTGGATCGGGAGGATGAAGATTTGTTGGTGTCAGCTGTGGAGAGTTTGACAAAACTCTGCGGTGGCAGTTCGGATTTCGGATCGGATTCAGGAAGTGCCAAAGCCACACCCGAGATCAATGCCAAGATTGCCGGATTGTTGCAGGACCCGCGTTGGAGGATTCGCGCAGCGGCGCTGGAGTATGTGGCCAAAACCCGGAACAAAGAAGCGGGAGAGAAGGTGGTTGGTTTGTTGGCGGACGAGGATGAGTTTGTGAGATCGCGGGCGATTGAAGCCGCGGTGGCTCTGAATTTGAAATCAGCGAAGGAAAAGTTGTCGCAGATGTTTTTGTCGGATGACGATATGATTGCACCGGCAACCAAGGCGATGACTGGCATGGGGATGGTCTTGCCCGCTAATCTCATCGCCCATCTCGATACCCGTCCGCCGGATATCGTGGTGCAGGCATTGCGTGCGATGGACCGTGATAAAAAACCATTTCTGGAGATCATCGCTCGGTATGCTACCCATGATGAATTGGATATCGCCTGTGCCGCTCTACGGATACTGGCGAATGACTCTGATAAGGTGAAGCAGGAGTTTGTTGCGAATTATCTTACCTCGGCATTGCAATCGGGTGTGGATGAAAAAGTGGAAGCCGTCTTAGGTCAATTGCGGCTGCCATCCAACTCGTCCAGAACCTATTTTTCGTCCTCCAGTTCGGAGAACATGCCGAGTTTGCCGGGAACCACGCTTGACCCGCTATATGACGCTTTTATTGCTCCGAACAAAGGCAAGGAAGTCAAGCGGGAGGTGGTTCAACTCAAGCCGAGTAAAGAGGCAGAGGCAACCGGTGGGTTGAGCTCTTTGAAAGATGCGCTGGCTGCAACCATTGGGAATTGGGAAAAGCCAAGGCAGTCGTACCGCGCGGCTTTGGTTCTGGCCAAGGTGGATGATGCCCGGGGCCTGGTTGCCTTGACCGAGCGCTTGGACAAGATGCCAGTAAGTGAGCGGGCAGCGGTTGCCGAGGGCTTGTATTATGCTCGATCGAGTGAGGCAATTCCTCTGATCCGCGCACTGATGCAGGACAAGGTCTCCGATGTGCGGCGCGAGGCTGCGGATCAGGCATTCAATAGCTCGAGCAGTGTTGAGATGATTCGCATGGCCTTTGCGCAGTTGGATGTTGCTGACACACCGTTGCGGGCGTCCGAGATGTATGATTACAACATCGAGAGTCTGGCGCGGGACCGGAAGAAGGCTGCCCCCATCGTCGCCTGGGCACGTAAAACGTTGACCAATGAAAACGCAAACGATCAAAGCAAGGTGTTGGCATTGATTCTCATGCGCCAGACGATGAAAAGTTCGGACGTGAGCTTGCTCGAACCCTACACCAAGGCCAGTAGCCAGTGGTTGCGTCGGGCAGCGTGGTATTCCTTGAGCCGTGGGAACCCGCACTGGATGAGCGATCATGTGGAGGATCTGGTATCGGACCAATCGCCTCGCGTGAGGGAAGTTTTGCCAATGGCTCTGAACCATGAGTCTTCGATCTGGAACCATTATTTTACCGATAATAAAAAAGAACGTCAGAGAAGCTATTACAGTTCGTCGAGTCGTCGCCGCAAGGGGGTGAGCGAGCCTCAGGCGGAAGCGTTACAGTCCTTGGCAACCAAGGACCCATCACCACAGGTAAGATTCGAATCTTGGTTTGCTTTGTTGGCTGCAGGGCGCCCGATTGATCTTGCGGCGTTTCTTCAGTTGATCCCCGAACAGGAGAAGGAGTCCAATGTATCCAGCCGTCTGGCCGACCATTTGGAGAAAAACTACCGTAGTATGGGCCAGGGGATGAAGCCCTTGTTAGCCTATGCTAACATGAAGGAAATTTCGAAATCAAAGCTGCCTCTGGTGATCCGTCATTTTAGCACGGGGCAAAAAGGAAGCTCGTTTACTTCGTTTGACTCTCTGGCCAAGGCGACGGAAACCACCGCCGGGCCTCAGCACGTGAAGCCCGATGTGGATCCAGAAAAAATGGCGGCGATGCGGCAGAAGTTGCTTGTCATCGTGTTCGATAAACCGGGCTGCAAGGAGTGTGAAAAAGTCGGACGTTACCTCGAGGACATGAAGCGGGATTTTCCATTGATGGAAGTGGAGCATCGCAACATCACGGACCAGAGGGATATGTTGGTGAATCAGGCATTGTGTGATCGCTTGCAGGTCTACGGTGCGGGGAAGGCTCCGGCGGTGTTCACTCAGGCGGGTGGACTCGTCGCACCGGAAACCAAGCCAGAGGCGATTGCCGGCTTGCTGCAAGAAACCATGGAGATGCCGGATGACCCGGAATGGCATGTTTTTGGCTCGGAAGAAATCGAACAAGCTCAAGAGCATGTGGATGAAACTTTCAATGAAATGACACTCGGTATTGTGGTGTTGGCCGGCCTGTTGGACGGAGTGAACCCATGTGCCTTTGCGACCATTATTTTCTTTCTTTCGTATCTTCAGATTGCCCGTCGCACCCCGAGGGAAATTTTGATGGTAGGTATTGCCTTTATTTCGGCGGTGTTCCTTGCCTATTTCTCCATTGGTATTGTCTTTCATGGTTTGGTCGAGTGGCTCAACAGCCAAGAGGAATTCCAGTGGGCGAAAGTGGCGATGAAATATATCTTTGGAGGTTTTGCCCTTCTGGTGGCCATTCTGAGTTTCCGGGATGGCATCCGTGCACGTCGAGGAAAGCTGGATGAGATGACGCTGCAACTGCCGTCGTTCTTGAAAGATCGCATCCGTGGCGTGATCCGGAAGGGGGCAAAGTCGCGCAGTTTTGTGATTGCTGCCTTTGTCAGTGGGATCATTATTTCCTTTCTCGAGCTTGCCTGCACCGGCCAGGTGTATGCTCCGATTGTATTCAAGATCCAGCAGGGGTCGGTGGACGCGATGTTGTTCCTGCTCTACTACAACCTGGCCTTTATCACACCCTTGGTGGTGATTTTCATTCTGGCTTACAAAGGGATGACCAGTGACAGCCTGATTCAATTCCAGGCCAAGCACACGGCAACGGTGAAATTTGCCACGGCGATTTTGTTTATCCTGCTGACACTGGTGATTTTGTTTGGCGATCAATGGATTCAAGCGGGATAG
- a CDS encoding DUF4159 domain-containing protein — translation MMKRHILALAMAVPMLLPGGLSAKEGAVQCGNLIYAGTKTSRCFSDEFLSTVQQKTSIATERRFKPVKLSSEELFKFPFVIMTGEDDFNLTRKERENLKKYLENGGFMLASPGCSNKAWASAFQREIKRIFGKDSLKDIPMDHAIFKTVFTVKALKLSHGGTGKLQGITHNGKLVVAFASDGLNDTSNTEGCCC, via the coding sequence ATGATGAAAAGACACATTTTAGCCTTGGCGATGGCCGTGCCCATGCTCTTGCCGGGTGGCCTGAGCGCCAAAGAGGGGGCCGTACAGTGCGGCAACCTGATCTACGCTGGCACCAAAACTTCGCGCTGTTTCAGTGATGAGTTCCTGAGCACGGTGCAGCAGAAAACAAGTATTGCCACGGAGCGACGCTTCAAGCCGGTGAAGCTAAGTTCCGAGGAGTTGTTTAAGTTCCCCTTTGTCATCATGACGGGGGAGGACGACTTTAACCTGACGCGCAAGGAGCGTGAGAATCTCAAGAAGTATCTCGAGAATGGAGGTTTTATGTTGGCTTCGCCAGGGTGCTCGAATAAAGCCTGGGCATCCGCTTTCCAGCGGGAGATCAAGCGTATCTTCGGAAAGGACTCCCTGAAGGACATTCCGATGGATCACGCAATTTTTAAAACCGTATTTACGGTGAAGGCGCTGAAGTTGAGCCACGGGGGAACCGGTAAGCTTCAGGGGATCACCCATAATGGGAAGCTGGTGGTTGCCTTTGCCTCCGACGGATTGAACGATACCTCGAACACAGAAGGGTGCTGTTGTTGA
- a CDS encoding FAD-dependent oxidoreductase: MQRRNFLKLFGATSLAPASVLAANSSRHPDDILVDAVSFENKGGWLVDPQFIEQMGSPYLLAHGMGQPVDNANTTITAKSDGNYNLWVRTKNWCPGSWEAPGRFQIKINGKLQSTVFGTEAGWTWQKGAVVALKKGTHTLELVDLTGFEGRCDAIYLTKDTSIQPPNDIKQLAVWRQHQHGLSSDVDNTHDFDLVIVGGGIAGCGAALAADELGLKVALIQNRPVLGGNASKEIRVHTIGIHGKVARLLKKIDTKRWHNNSPDAIKDDAKRHASLEAAKNVTLFMDYSVTDVAKDGKSISSVTARSNTSHQRIRVKGRQFIDSSGDGIVGFKAGASFRYGRESKDEFNEGWDKFGDLWSPEKEDNRVMGTTVMWRSTKGKKASKFPATPWAKDVAKTYAEKKSEWYWEYSDNDKHQIHDAEAIRDHMFRAVYGNFSNVKKNPANAQLALEWVAFIGGKRESRRIMGDHIYTMKDVTSLTNFPDTVAMEKRDIDMHYQKSLKGFIVDFISKALFMKLKGHYYIPFRSLYSKDIPNLMMAGRCFSCSHIGLGGPRVMLTCGQMGVATGYAAALCKKHNTSPRGIAKNHIKELRQLIGFE, translated from the coding sequence ATGCAACGCCGCAACTTCCTCAAACTTTTTGGAGCCACCAGCTTGGCGCCAGCCTCTGTCCTTGCCGCCAACAGCTCCCGCCACCCGGATGACATCCTCGTCGATGCCGTCAGTTTTGAAAACAAAGGCGGCTGGCTCGTCGACCCTCAATTCATCGAACAGATGGGCTCCCCCTATCTACTAGCCCATGGCATGGGACAGCCGGTTGACAACGCCAATACCACCATCACTGCCAAATCGGATGGCAACTACAACCTCTGGGTGAGAACCAAAAACTGGTGCCCTGGATCTTGGGAGGCACCAGGGCGGTTTCAAATCAAAATCAACGGCAAGCTCCAATCAACAGTCTTCGGTACCGAGGCTGGTTGGACATGGCAAAAAGGAGCCGTCGTCGCATTAAAAAAAGGCACTCATACTCTTGAGCTCGTTGACCTCACGGGGTTCGAGGGACGCTGTGATGCTATTTATTTGACCAAAGACACCAGTATCCAACCACCGAATGATATCAAACAACTCGCCGTCTGGAGACAACACCAGCACGGTCTCAGTAGTGATGTCGACAACACGCACGATTTTGACCTCGTTATCGTTGGCGGCGGTATTGCTGGTTGTGGTGCTGCTCTTGCCGCGGATGAGTTGGGTCTCAAAGTCGCCCTGATTCAAAACCGTCCTGTGCTCGGCGGCAATGCCAGTAAAGAAATTCGAGTCCACACCATTGGGATTCACGGCAAGGTCGCCCGATTACTCAAAAAAATCGACACCAAACGCTGGCACAACAACTCACCTGATGCCATCAAGGATGATGCCAAACGGCACGCCTCGCTCGAAGCGGCCAAAAACGTCACCTTGTTCATGGACTACTCCGTGACTGATGTTGCCAAGGATGGAAAATCGATCAGCAGCGTCACAGCCCGAAGCAATACCTCCCATCAGCGCATCCGCGTCAAGGGTCGTCAGTTTATCGACAGCTCCGGCGATGGTATCGTAGGCTTTAAAGCTGGTGCCTCCTTCCGCTATGGCCGTGAATCAAAAGACGAATTCAATGAAGGCTGGGATAAGTTTGGTGATCTTTGGAGTCCTGAAAAAGAAGACAACCGCGTTATGGGAACCACGGTGATGTGGCGTAGCACAAAAGGTAAAAAGGCAAGTAAGTTCCCTGCTACACCATGGGCAAAGGATGTCGCCAAGACCTACGCGGAAAAGAAGAGTGAGTGGTATTGGGAGTATTCCGATAACGACAAACACCAAATTCACGATGCGGAAGCTATACGTGATCACATGTTCCGTGCCGTGTATGGCAACTTCTCCAATGTGAAAAAGAACCCCGCCAATGCTCAACTCGCACTGGAGTGGGTCGCCTTTATTGGTGGAAAACGTGAATCGCGCCGCATCATGGGCGATCATATCTACACGATGAAAGACGTTACCAGCCTCACCAACTTCCCCGATACTGTGGCGATGGAAAAACGTGACATCGATATGCATTATCAAAAAAGCCTGAAGGGTTTCATTGTCGATTTTATTTCCAAGGCTCTCTTTATGAAGCTCAAAGGTCACTACTACATCCCCTTCCGCTCCCTCTACTCCAAAGACATCCCTAACCTCATGATGGCGGGTCGGTGTTTCAGTTGTTCACACATCGGCTTGGGAGGTCCTCGCGTCATGCTTACTTGCGGGCAGATGGGTGTCGCCACCGGATACGCCGCAGCCCTTTGTAAAAAACACAATACGTCACCACGCGGCATTGCCAAAAACCACATCAAAGAGCTACGTCAACTGATTGGCTTTGAATAA
- a CDS encoding LamG-like jellyroll fold domain-containing protein — translation MMINNSPLCALTLASLLGITSSAHAVITVQAHWQLGESGSLGTSNKPLDSTLNGYDLLSNIGSAAVDNSNPAPGSTAALDFTAGNIGYYGTSYDSRPTNNFGMETWARIGNLAAGSSSVLNFGGLNFGWRNGGGQLGFGGARTNSAWVGNTYLPASTDEWVHLALVRDNGTTTFYVNGAAFGASSNAGLATDEEVHIGVSPGGSSYYNGSLDEARLFTFNAGEFDPATDLLVNQIPEPSSAALFGLGAAGFLLRRRR, via the coding sequence ATGATGATAAACAACTCTCCGCTTTGTGCTCTGACATTGGCTTCTTTGCTAGGAATCACCTCCTCGGCTCACGCAGTCATCACAGTGCAAGCTCACTGGCAACTGGGAGAGTCGGGATCCTTGGGAACAAGCAACAAACCCCTGGATAGCACGCTCAACGGCTATGATTTACTTAGCAACATCGGTTCTGCCGCCGTGGACAATAGCAACCCGGCACCCGGCAGCACCGCTGCCCTCGATTTCACCGCCGGCAATATCGGCTATTACGGCACAAGCTACGACAGCCGCCCCACGAATAATTTTGGGATGGAAACCTGGGCACGCATCGGAAACTTGGCAGCTGGTAGCTCATCCGTCCTCAACTTCGGCGGACTGAACTTCGGCTGGCGCAATGGCGGTGGGCAACTTGGCTTCGGTGGAGCCAGAACCAACAGCGCTTGGGTTGGCAATACCTACCTCCCCGCCTCAACGGACGAATGGGTTCACTTGGCGCTGGTCCGTGACAATGGCACCACCACCTTCTATGTCAACGGCGCGGCATTCGGAGCATCGTCAAATGCAGGACTCGCCACAGATGAAGAAGTCCACATTGGCGTATCACCGGGAGGATCAAGCTACTACAACGGCAGTCTGGACGAAGCCCGCCTGTTCACTTTCAATGCTGGAGAATTCGATCCTGCGACTGATTTGCTGGTGAACCAAATTCCTGAACCTTCCTCAGCCGCCTTGTTCGGGCTGGGAGCCGCAGGCTTCTTATTGCGTCGTAGACGTTAA
- a CDS encoding spermidine synthase, which produces MHASPRFEELDYQQTPLGEVILRRRTMMTLDDLEVYEIMLGADFLMSSLFTVVEEALSDLGLAACEAAFPGEKLDVVVGGLGLGYTAQKALDHHSVVSLTVVDYLKPVIEWHEKGLVPLGEGLTKDGRCHFEYGDFFKRATAKPDQPGFDASQAGKQFHAVLLDIDHSPDHLLNEQHAHFYQPDGLRAMTRQIHPGGVFALWSDDPPEASFMNSLNEVFAACETHVVPFTNPILGRDSESTVYVCRTHG; this is translated from the coding sequence ATGCATGCGAGCCCACGATTTGAAGAACTCGATTACCAGCAAACTCCGCTTGGGGAGGTGATTTTGCGTCGCCGGACGATGATGACTCTGGATGATCTGGAAGTGTATGAGATCATGCTCGGCGCGGATTTTTTAATGTCCTCTTTGTTTACTGTGGTTGAGGAGGCGCTTTCCGATCTGGGTCTCGCTGCCTGCGAAGCGGCCTTTCCGGGTGAAAAACTCGATGTGGTGGTCGGTGGACTGGGTCTGGGATACACGGCACAAAAGGCACTGGACCATCACTCGGTGGTATCCTTGACCGTCGTGGACTACCTCAAGCCTGTGATCGAGTGGCACGAAAAAGGACTGGTTCCTCTTGGAGAAGGGCTCACCAAGGATGGCCGCTGCCATTTCGAATATGGTGACTTTTTTAAACGAGCCACAGCCAAGCCAGATCAGCCGGGCTTCGATGCCTCACAGGCGGGGAAACAATTTCATGCTGTGCTGCTCGATATCGACCACTCGCCGGACCACCTACTCAATGAACAACACGCACATTTCTATCAGCCGGATGGCTTGCGGGCGATGACCCGTCAAATTCATCCGGGCGGTGTGTTTGCGCTTTGGTCAGATGATCCGCCGGAAGCCAGTTTTATGAACTCGCTTAACGAGGTGTTTGCCGCCTGTGAAACGCACGTCGTTCCATTTACGAACCCGATTCTCGGACGGGACTCGGAAAGCACCGTCTACGTGTGCCGGACGCACGGCTGA
- a CDS encoding CvfB family protein has product MASIGERATLPILRETKSGMFLDSEGELGELLLPGKEIPASKKQWKIGDSVEVFIYCDSEDRPIATTRTPLAEPGEFAVLNCIATTGFGAFLDWGLPKDLFVPLREQSQRMQVGERYVVHVHVDHASDRILASSRLARHLEKSHPSFLIGQEVDLLVFAQTDLGYKAIIDSTHAGLIFANEVFRPLKPGDQCKGYISQVRSDGKIDITLNPPGRKRIDQLEERILNELQERGGHWTLCDKSSPEAIKTALGVSKKAFKQATGALFKKQKISIGKDGIRLIE; this is encoded by the coding sequence ATGGCAAGTATTGGCGAACGCGCGACTCTTCCGATTTTACGGGAGACGAAATCTGGAATGTTTCTCGACTCCGAAGGAGAGCTCGGCGAGCTTCTGCTGCCGGGCAAGGAGATTCCGGCATCGAAAAAACAATGGAAAATCGGAGACAGCGTGGAGGTTTTTATCTACTGCGATTCTGAGGACCGTCCGATCGCCACCACGCGCACTCCCCTGGCCGAGCCCGGGGAATTTGCCGTACTCAACTGCATTGCCACCACGGGGTTTGGAGCTTTTCTTGACTGGGGATTGCCAAAGGATCTCTTTGTCCCTCTTCGTGAACAAAGCCAGCGGATGCAGGTGGGCGAACGCTACGTCGTGCATGTTCACGTTGATCATGCATCCGACCGGATTCTGGCCAGCAGCCGACTGGCCCGCCACTTGGAAAAATCCCACCCAAGCTTCCTGATTGGGCAAGAAGTCGACCTTCTGGTGTTTGCTCAAACGGATCTGGGCTACAAGGCCATCATCGACAGCACCCACGCCGGCCTGATCTTTGCCAACGAAGTGTTTCGTCCTCTGAAACCGGGGGATCAGTGCAAGGGGTACATCAGCCAGGTGCGCTCTGATGGAAAAATTGACATTACCCTCAACCCGCCGGGAAGGAAACGTATCGACCAGCTCGAAGAACGGATCCTCAACGAACTGCAAGAACGAGGTGGCCACTGGACACTCTGCGACAAATCCTCACCGGAAGCGATCAAGACAGCTCTCGGGGTCAGTAAAAAAGCCTTCAAACAAGCCACCGGAGCGCTGTTCAAAAAACAGAAAATCAGCATCGGCAAGGATGGGATTCGACTCATTGAGTAG
- a CDS encoding YecH family metal-binding protein, producing the protein MQDTHVHEIMHMMMESGSVYTRESLKKAIIDTFGVATTYCSCSMSMMTADQAIDFLEARGKFIPAEDGFYTDESKKCSH; encoded by the coding sequence ATGCAAGACACACACGTTCACGAGATCATGCACATGATGATGGAGTCCGGGTCCGTTTACACTCGGGAGAGTTTGAAAAAGGCAATCATCGACACCTTTGGAGTGGCAACGACCTATTGCAGCTGCTCGATGAGTATGATGACGGCGGACCAGGCGATTGATTTTTTAGAGGCCCGAGGTAAATTCATCCCAGCGGAAGATGGCTTTTACACTGATGAAAGTAAGAAGTGCTCTCATTAA